The genomic region AAACTGAGATCGGCACCATATAAAAAGGCCCCATTCAATTTGGCTTCAATTAAAAAGGCACGACTCAAATCCGCACGGGCGAGTGATGCCTCCATTAAGTTCGCTCCGACTAAATTAATGCGTTCGAGGGTCGCTCCAATTAAATTTGCCCAACTCAAGCAAGCGCCTTTAAAATCGCGTTCTCCGTTGTTATAGCGTTTGAGTAATTGATAAGCATCCATACAACTTTCTCCTACGGTCAAATTAGAATAATCTGTCAGTTCTTGGTTATTAGTGTTCCCCGATCGCGCAGTGGGCGATCGCAGCCAATTGTCAATAATTGTTTCGTCAACTCTTAGTTTAATGTGACTGACAGGGGTTAACATTTGAGCGTATCGACGATCGCGCGATCTCCTCGATCGTCCTCTTGAAGCCAAAGTTTCAGAACAAGTTGCTCGCGATCTCGCGATCCCCATCTTTTGAGCGATCTTAGAATTGGTGACCTGAAGTCCGTCTCAATTTTGGTGCGATCGGGAGAAAATACCTATTCTAATTTGTCCTTACGCTACAACTCTCCGCGCTCATTTGCGAGCGATCCCGATACCAATCATTTTCCCTCGCGATCGCGGATAACAATAATAATTTTCTTTACTTTTGTTTGAATATTTACTCTTACGTTTATTTAAAAAATCAACATCGAGGGCGATCGCCAACAGAAAAGGGGTCGGATGTTTCCGACCCCAGCCGATTCAATTCGACGCGATCGCGCGATCGTTAGCAATAATGCCAGCGAGGCGATCGTCGTGCGAAAATTTTATACATCGTAAACTCGCGCTTCCGCCGCTTCTGGATTTTCCTCACAATACTCCTCAAACGCCGATTTCGTCGGTTTGAGAGCTTGTTGGTGCGAGGCTTCCGCTTGCAGCTCTTCCACCGCATCCCAGGCGGCAGCACATTCCTTAGAGGTAGCACCTTTTTCACTGCAAATGGCACGCGCTTCGGCAATAGCTTTGTCTAATTCCTGTTGTAATAAAGTTGACTTGGGTTTTTCGACAAAATCGCTATTGCGCAGGATATCCGTGACCGAGATAATCCCCATTAATTGACCGTCGATGACCGGAGCGCGACGGATTCCCGTATTGGCGAACAAGCGCGCGACATACTCGATCCCTAAGTGAGGATTGACCACGATACAAGGTTTGGTCATGATCTCGAAAACGCGGACTTTTTTCGGATCTTTACCGTAGGCCGCCACTTTATACACGATATCCGTTTCCGTGACGATTCCGTAAGCATCTTCGTCATGGCGCCGCTTGACCACTAAAGCCCGTAAATTCTTGTCTTTCATGAGCTTGACGGCTTCAGCTACCGTTGCAGAACCGCGAATGGTGATGACATCACGAGTCATGATTTCTTGGGCTTTCATCATTACGTAACCTCTGAGCGAATGGTTTTTGACTCCTTTTCGATCGTAAATCAAATTGGCTCGTCAAAAACTTGTAGATGATAAAATTTCAATTTTAGAGAGGAGATCGGTTAATTTTTACGATCGCTTCCCCCGAGAGATCGGGGAGCTTTTTGAGGGAGAGATCGCCGTGCAGCCCTGGTTTCAAACCCAAATTGCGATCGATTTTCTGCGATCGCGTCGGGACTAATCTTGCGGAACCGATCCCATCAGCGTCCGTTCGGCAATTTCTTGAATGACCAGATTCGGGCGTTCACGATTAATAATTTCCCGGTCAAATTCATACTGATTTAAAAATACCGCCCGTTGGAAATGCTCCGATAAAAATGGCCCTAAATTGAGCATGAAAGAATCGTGAAAAATGACCGCTTTCGGTAACTGGCGATCGTCGATTTCTGTCGCAAAAGGTTGTTGATTTTCGGGTAAATCAGCCTTGACTATCCCCGGACTCGCCGGACGGAACCGGGAGGGAAACATCGCCGAAAATCTAATCGCGTCTTCTTTCAAGGTATTCTCTAACCCCAACATCATCGCCAAATCGCCTCCAGGTCGGCGAATCTGTTCCCGACGAAAGGCATCGAGTTCGAGTGGTGTTAAGCCGGGAAAGCGTTCGTTCAGTTCGGCGAAAATTGCCCGGTAAGCGGCAAATACACCGGGTTTGTTCCAGTGAGAATCCGTGCGGTGGTAAACACGATCGCGCTGTTTGGCGGCGAGGAGAGCACCCCGCAAATCGAGAATTTCAAAATCCGAGTAAGTTTCCAGGTAATTCACGAGTGCATCTAAGCGAGATTCTCGCGCATCTCGGCGAATATGACTGGGCATATATTCGGGATAAATTGTGGATTTATTGGGAACGATAATAAATAAGTAATCGATCCCGCGATCGCCCAACCACTGA from Oxynema aestuarii AP17 harbors:
- a CDS encoding CP12 domain-containing protein, whose translation is MMKAQEIMTRDVITIRGSATVAEAVKLMKDKNLRALVVKRRHDEDAYGIVTETDIVYKVAAYGKDPKKVRVFEIMTKPCIVVNPHLGIEYVARLFANTGIRRAPVIDGQLMGIISVTDILRNSDFVEKPKSTLLQQELDKAIAEARAICSEKGATSKECAAAWDAVEELQAEASHQQALKPTKSAFEEYCEENPEAAEARVYDV
- a CDS encoding alginate O-acetyltransferase AlgX-related protein, which encodes MTKTARSPRKLYDRFLILIFLAAIGLPPLVSAIENHFGENKGRQNWEKREFVRFPGWPQSVESLATFPEQFEDYYSDNFWPRSHLIRWHNLLKLIGFGLSPSEKVIVGQQGWLFYGDRDALNAYRRVNPFTKSELEQWRILLEKRCQWLGDRGIDYLFIIVPNKSTIYPEYMPSHIRRDARESRLDALVNYLETYSDFEILDLRGALLAAKQRDRVYHRTDSHWNKPGVFAAYRAIFAELNERFPGLTPLELDAFRREQIRRPGGDLAMMLGLENTLKEDAIRFSAMFPSRFRPASPGIVKADLPENQQPFATEIDDRQLPKAVIFHDSFMLNLGPFLSEHFQRAVFLNQYEFDREIINRERPNLVIQEIAERTLMGSVPQD